The Miscanthus floridulus cultivar M001 chromosome 7, ASM1932011v1, whole genome shotgun sequence genome includes a region encoding these proteins:
- the LOC136462517 gene encoding protein SENSITIVE TO UV 2-like: protein MDGGLDDEWEDATFIAELIHTADEAVASRNRNPTPTPTPAPAPIPTYGPFAATPVSYLPASSASYLPAASHPSPPLLFSPPRELSPRPPLPPPTVAASARDVRGFSPSRELSQRQAPEKGSLAIVAASGSAGDHRFVGTGVGVKWDREARELERLKMELNRVSKQMNGLKNECTELRKDRTKKDLQIKAKEAEIQNLRKANVSSKDVCSAGVDIDQSFHAPANGALHAGGSSRTSTRRTDKMNGRDKDVHSLRDDLYLKQGQQTDLPEALEPRRRTMIDNGISTSGVVLLEENTHFEQRSITCKEIKAIGVQTDKTSDNEHLECNKVLVERISSNLRAMWGMSPNSLSRRNLISKIIVSCSEEILSLLQCTRLSDNCEPSSEPSSSMNEAISQVYDMFIKMNSGKISIQTFLEALLNLCAFDNAAIVGRTLRVLLRVLQHLLHHGVKSSGRNNVSVEPYVNIHMENNHKDCSTLLSPLDAKDSLRQHNMFLPFTSWSSLFTAMLQIGVKYSEETIRTDALSIMILIVRSTDAKEERHKFGFTSVMTRLHLLLKKENGLLVKKHSVRLLFLLLNCPVMLKLLCSGGKDGSEQMESEACENNRSQEVISSVLVDLSDCLTSEATCSLGIEICRLVIILLAYIASSGQLGYEVLLGPVNARGASFLEMIMEVLASQMQYETQELLKERCLVMREALILLNRLASHTNYSKPTLEVLTRSKLCATLMIDVANRLPQTRIANDLAELAQKFRSRVYAFLEEKPLTIEGSNLSASNKS, encoded by the exons ATGGACGGCGGCCTGGACGACGAGTGGGAGGATGCAACCTTCATCGCCGAGCTGATCCACACGGCGGACGAGGCCGTCGCCTCCCGCAACCGTAACCCCACTCCCACCCCCACACCCGCGCCCGCTCCCATCCCCACGTATGGCCCCTTCGCCGCCACCCCCGTCTCCTACCTCCCCGCCTCTTCGGCCTCCTACCTCCCCGCCGCTTCGCACCCTTCCCCACCGCTCCTCTTCTCCCCTCCGCGGGAGCTCTCCCCGCGGCCGCCGCTCCCGCCGCCGACCGTCGCCGCCAGCGCCAGGGATGTGCGCGGCTTCTCCCCTTCGCGCGAGCTCTCCCAGCGCCAGGCGCCCGAGAAGGGCAGCCTCGCGATCGTCGCGGCGTCGGGCTCCGCTGGCGACCACCGCTTCGTGGGCACCGGCGTGGGCGTGAAGTGGGACAGGGAAGCGAGGGAGCTCGAGAGGCTCAAg ATGGAGCTGAACCGTGTCTCGAAGCAAATGAATGGATTG AAAAATGAATGCACCGAGCTGAGAAAGGACAGAACAAAGAAAGATCTTCAAATCAAAGCTAAAGAAGCGGAGATTCAAAATCTGAGAAAAGCTAATGT CTCCAGCAAAGATGTATGCAGTGCAGGGGTGGATATTGATCAGTCCTTTCACGCCCCTGCAAATGGGGCTTTGCATGCTGGGGGTTCTTCTAGGACATCCACTAGGCGAACAGACAAGATGAATGGCAGAGATAAGGATGTCCATTCCTTGCGAGATGATTTGTATCTAAAGCAAGGGCAACAAACTGATTTGCCTGAGGCCTTGGAACCGAGGCGTCGCACCATGATTGATAATG GAATAAGTACATCCGGAGTAGTGCTTCTGGAG GAGAATACCCATTTTGAACAAAGGAGCATTACATGCAAGGAAATTAAGGCAATAGGAGTACAGACAGATAAAACATCCGACAATGAACATCTTGAGTGCAATAAAGTATTGGTTGAGCGTATCTCTAGTAACCTACGTGCAATGTGGGGCATGTCACCTAACAGTTTATCAAGAAGGAATTTGATATCAAAGATCATTGTTTCTTGTTCAGAAGAAATTTTGTCACTTCTCCAATGTACTAGATTGTCAGACAACTGTGAACCCTCTTCTGAACCAAGCTCCTCCATGAATGAAGCTATTTCCCAAGTGTATGACATGTTCATTAAG ATGAATAGTGGGAAGATATCAATACAAACTTTCCTTGAAGCATTGCTAAATCTCTGTGCTTTTGATAAT GCTGCTATAGTTGGTAGAACTTTGAGGGTATTGCTCAGAGTTTTGCAGCACTTACTGCATCATGGAGTGAAGTCTAGTGGAAG GAACAACGTTTCTGTTGAACCATATGTTAACATACACATGGAGAACAACCACAAAGACTGTTCCACCTTGCTGAGTCCACTGGATGCAAAAGATTCATTGAGACAGCATAATATGTTTCTTCCTTTTACTTCATGGAGTTCACTTTTCACTGCAATGCTTCAAATTGGCGTCAAGTACTCAGAAGAGACAATTCGTACTGATGCATTATCCATAATGATTCTCATTGTAAGGTCGACAGATGCCAAAGAGGAACGCCATAA ATTCGGATTTACTTCTGTAATGACGAGATTACATCTGCTATTGAAGAAAGAAAACGGATTGCTTGTTAAGAAGCATTCTGTGCGTCTACTTTTCTTGCTTCTGAATT GCCCAGTGATGTTGAAGTTGCTGTGTAGTGGAGGCAAAGATGGCTCCGAACAGATGGAATCGGAAGCTTGTGAAAACAATAGATCACAAGAAGTCATAAGCTCAGTTCTTGTGGATTTATCTGATTGTTTGACTTCGGAGGCAACATGTTCTCTG GGGATTGAGATTTGCCGGCTTGTTATCATTCTGCTAGCTTATATAGCTTCCAGTGGCCAATTGGGATATGAGGTGCTTTTAGGTCCAGTGAATGCCCGTGGTGCCAGTTTTTTGGAGATGATAATGGAAGTTCTTGCATCGCAGATGCAATATGAAACACAAGAGTTACTAAAAGAAAG GTGTTTGGTGATGAGAGAAGCTCTTATCCTCCTAAACCGGTTGGCATCACACACTAACTATTCAAAACCAACTTTGGAAGTGCTGACGAGGAGCAAGTTATGCGCAACCTTGATGATCGACGTTGCGAACCGGTTGCCCCAGACCCGGATAGCGAATGATCTCGCTGAACTAGCACAGAAATTCAGATCGCGAGTGTATGCTTTCCTGGAGGAGAAACCCTTGACAATTGAGGGTTCCAATCTGAGTGCTTCTAACAAGAGCTGA
- the LOC136462518 gene encoding ruvB-like protein 1 → MRIEEVQSTSKKERIATHTHIKGLGLDANGMAIPLAAGFVGQAAAREAAGLSVDMIRQKKMAGRALLLAGPPATGKTALALGIAQELGSKVPFCPMVGSEVYSSEVKKTEVLMENFRRAIGLRIKENKEVYEGEVTELSPEEAESTTGGYAKSISHVIIGLKTVKGTKQLKLDPSIYDALIKEKVAVGDVIYIEANSGAVKRVGRCDSFATEYDLEAEEYVPIPKGEVHKKKEIVQDVTLHDLDAANAQPQGGQDILSLMGQMMKPRKTEITEKLRQEINKVVNRYIDEGIAELVPGVLFIDEVHMLDIECFSYLNRALESPLSPIVILATNRGICNVRGTDMTSPHGIPVDLLDRLVIIRTETYGPTEMIQILAIRAQVEEIDIDEESLACLGEIGQQTSLRHAIQLLSPASVVAKTNGREKICKADLEEVSGLYLDAKSSARLLQEQQERYIT, encoded by the exons ATGAGGATCGAGGAGGTGCAGTCGACCTCGAAGAAGGAGCGCATCGCCACCCACACCCACATCaagggcctcggcctcgac GCCAATGGGATGGCGATTCCGTTGGCGGCGGGGTTCGTGGGCCAGGCGGCGGCGCGCGAGGCGGCCGGGCTGTCGGTCGACATGATTCGCCAGAAGAAGATGGCCGGCCGCGCGCTGCTCCTTGCGGGCCCGCCCGCCACGGGCAAGACGGCGCTAGCGCTCGGCATAGCGCAGGAGCTCGGCAGCAAG GTCCCTTTCTGTCCTATGGTAGGATCAGAAGTGTACTCCTCAGAGGTCAAGAAAACTGAGGTGCTGATGGAGAATTTCCGTAGAGCTATAGGTTTGCGTATAAAGGAAAACAAAGAGGTCTACGAAGGAGAG GTTACTGAACTTTCCCCAGAAGAGGCTGAGAGCACAACTGGTGGATATGCGAAAAGCATTAGCCATGTAATCATTGGCCTAAAGACTGTTAAAGGGACTAAGCAACTGAAGTTAGATCCCTCAATTTATGATGCTTTGATCAAGGAAAAG GTGGCAGTGGGTGATGTTATATACATCGAAGCAAATAGTGGAGCAGTGAAAAGAGTTGGTAGATGTGATTCTTTTGCTACAGAATATGATCTTGAAGCTGAAGAGTATGTTCCTATCCCCAAAGGTGAAGTCCATAAGAAAAAGGAAATAGTGCAG GATGTCACGCTTCATGACCTTGATGCAGCAAATGCTCAGCCACAAGGTGGCCAAGATATTTTGTCCCTTATGGGCCAGATGATGAAACCACGAAAGACTGAAATCACCGAAAAGCTACGCCAAGAAATTAATaag GTGGTAAACAGATATATTGATGAAGGAATTGCAGAGCTTGTACCTGGTGTTTTGTTCATTGATGAG GTCCACATGTTGGATATTGAATGTTTTTCTTATCTTAACCGTGCATTGGAGAGCCCATTGTCACCAATTGTGATACTTGCTACGAATAGGGGAATATGTAATGTAAG AGGAACTGATATGACAAGTCCACATGGTATACCAGTGGATCTTCTAGATAGGTTGGTGATTATTCGGACAGAAACATATGGCCCTACTGAGATGATACAG ATATTGGCTATCCGAGCACAAGTGGAAGAGATTGATAtcgatgaagaaagtcttgcttgTTTAGGCGAGATCGGACAGCAGACATCTTTGAG ACATGCTATTCAGTTGCTATCACCTGCCAGCGTGGTTGCAAAGACTAATGGAAGAGAAAAGATCTGCAAG GCTGATCTCGAGGAAGTTAGTGGGCTCTATTTGGATGCCAAATCCTCGGCTCGCCTGCTGCAGGAGCAACAAGAAAGGTACATCACCTAG
- the LOC136465026 gene encoding putative multidrug resistance protein — protein MHAEGYYWARTAERQASWMRERYLRAVLRQDVEYFDLKVGSTSEVITSVSNDSLVVQDVLSEKVPHFVMNCSMFLGSYAVGFALLWHLTLVALPSVLLLIIPGFMYGRILIGLARRIREQYTRPGAIAEQAVSSVRTVYSFVAERTTMAQFSAVLEESARLGIKQGLAKGVAIGSNGITFTIWAFNVWYDSRLVMYHGYQGGTVFAVSAAIVVGGLALGSGPSNVKYFSEASSAAERVQEVIQRVPKINSESSAGDELANVVGEVEFKNVEFCYPSRTVALVGGSGSGKSTVIALLERFYDPAAGEVTLDGVDIRRLRLKWLRAQMGLVSQEPALFATSIRENILFCKEDSHVDSLDTAWAV, from the exons ATGCACGCAGAGGGGTACTACTGGGCGCGCACGGCAGAGCGGCAGGCGTCGTGGATGCGGGAGCGGTACCTGCGGGCGGTGCTCCGGCAGGACGTGGAGTACTTCGACCTCAAGGTGGGGTCCACGTCGGAGGTGATCACCAGCGTCTCCAACGACAGCCTTGTGGTGCAGGACGTGCTGAGCGAGAAGGTGCCCCACTTCGTGATGAACTGCTCCATGTTCCTGGGCAGCTACGCCGTCGGGTTCGCGCTGCTGTGGCACCTCACGCTGGTGGCGCTGCCGTCCGTGCTGCTGCTCATCATCCCCGGGTTCATGTATGGCCGCATCCTCATCGGCCTCGCGCGCCGGATTAGGGAGCAGTACACCCGCCCCGGCGCCATCGCCGAGCAGGCCGTCTCGTCCGTGCGCACCGTCTACTCGTTCGTAGCCGAGCGCACCACCATGGCGCAGTTCTCCGCCGTGCTCGAGGAGTCGGCGAGGCTCGGGATCAAGCAGGGACTCGCCAAGGGCGTCGCCATCGGCAGCAACGGCATCACCTTCACCATCTGGGCGTTCAACGTCTGGTATGACAGTCGCCTCGTCATGTACCACGGATACCAGGGCGGCACCGTCTTCGCCGTCTCTGCTGCCATTGTCGTCGGTGGCCT AGCTCTGGGGTCCGGGCCGTCGAACGTCAAGTACTTCTCCGAGGCGAGCTCGGCGGCGGAGAGGGTCCAGGAGGTGATCCAGCGGGTGCCCAAGATCAACTCGGAGAGCAGCGCCGGCGACGAGCTGGCCAACGTCGTCGGGGAGGTGGAATTCAAGAACGTGGAGTTCTGCTACCCGTCGCGCACGGTGGCGCTAGTGGGCGGCAGCGGGTCCGGGAAATCGACGGTGATCGCGCTGCTGGAGCGGTTCTACGACCCGGCAGCCGGGGAGGTGACCCTGGACGGCGTGGACATCCGGCGGCTGCGGCTCAAGTGGTTGCGCGCGCAGATGGGGCTCGTCAGCCAGGAGCCAGCGCTGTTCGCGACGTCGATCCGGGAGAACATCCTGTTCTGCAAGGAGGACAGCCATGTCGACAGCCTTGACACCGCCTGGGCTGTTTAG